Part of the Vitis vinifera cultivar Pinot Noir 40024 chromosome 13, ASM3070453v1 genome is shown below.
ATCTATATTATATTACTATTCTTTTACTTctccataatatttttttgaatatcttattttatgaaatgataATCATGTACTCTATCAATATATCATATAGCATGCTTTAAGTTAGACTCCATATATTGCTTGAGTATTGTTAAGTGTTAAATCtacttatttttacatattaaagtatctaaaaattttattataatgtttccttttattttatataattaaaataaaaatattttaaagttactaattttaaaaaagtagtAATTTAACAATCCTAAAAATACCATAATTTATTGTAATAAAAATTGTGGtaactaattatataattagttaGAAAAAGATtcgtgtggaccccgcatttcggctcatgcgttttccactcgacgGCGAAACTcgatttgattttgaaaaattgatctttattgattaagaaaatgacttgaagtcgccacttatttttgttttatttttaaaggggtaaacaaaataagaaagaaaatcctaagtgtgactccttattttagaaaaggcggtctgtgaaaaatcggatcgggttcgatggtcaggttacttatcgggaaggtacggtacgaaccgtagcacccctctaagtccctaaagtcgggtctctactaataaagtgaagctgatgtggcaatcaataagaaaaacaatggatgctcaaatcgatcatgcacatatagGAATCAAAACACGCATAGAGACTGACTAGAATGGGAGTGGGTGCGTACCTCGACCACAAACCACAAATGCGCCATCAAGAAACGGGGTTAGcacacaattaatgaatacggAATATAACTCATGCATATCGAAGTGCAAAATGAAGACCAAACAAAATACATTAAGTGCAACAGTTGACAATCGAAAGGGATCAAAcatcgggcccccaccaaagcccaatttatggTTCATGAATTAGTCTTACAAATTCCgtgttttttttcaattataaagAATTCATTTTTTGCTTAcgtaaaatcaagaagatcagaagattatttaagaactaaaatggaattaaaactattcgagtgaaaacGGGATTCCtggagtttatttgaaaattggagtcttgggattaaatttaaaatattagagctccggtaattaaattgaattttgtcATAGAATATGAGgaatgaactttaggaaattgatcTGCGAGACtatggattttgaaagttgaatttgtaataatagtaattataataaatgaacTTTGAGAAATCGGATTGCGAGAATGtaggttttgaaagtttaattaataataatagtaattataagaaatgaactttgagAAATCGAACTGCGAGGAtgtagattttgaaagttgaattaataataatagtaattataagaaatgaactttgagAAATTAAACTGTGAGagtatagattttgaaagttgaattaataataataataataataataataataataataataagattttgaaagttgaattaacaataataataataataataacaataataagattttgaaagttgaattagtaataataataataataataacaataataagatttgaaaaattgaattaataataataatgacaatgataataataataataatagtaataataataataattaataataataataacaataataataataataataatattttttttgaaagcttgaattaataataataataataataataataataataagattttgaaagtttgaattaataataataataataataataataataataagattttgaaagtttgaattaataataatactaataataagattttgaaagtgtgaattaataataataatagcaataataagatttttgaaagtgtgaattaataaaataataataataaggttttgaaagttgaattaataataataacaataataataatattttagaagtggaattaataataacaataattataataataataatattttaaaagttgaattaataataataataatattttaaaagttgaattaataataataataataatgatattgaATTGCTAGAAtatggattttgaaagttgaatttgaaGATTAAAGTTGAACTTGCAGATTTAAGTAATGataataatagcaataataataataataataataataataataataataataataataataaaaatgggCTTAAGACAAAGGCTCCATCTTCAGCATAGGcttgggcctgggctccaaattcaaacccaagcccaaagCCTTCATAAGCAAACCCAATGCAAACATCCATCACAAACTTGGGCCTAGTGCCCCAACTCAAGCCCGAGTCCAAAGATGTCAAGGGGTAAGCCCAAGACACCCATTGCCTTCACAAACTTGGGCCTTTCATCTGGGTCCAAGCTGCCTAAAGCCCAAGTCAATCCTCATCTCTCTTCGGGGCCGTTCAATCACGTGCTCTTCTCCACTTCAGGCAGTGACGACGGAGGAAACAGAGGCGAGAGGCGTCGCCGGAGCACTCGAAGCTGGTCCAAGCTGCAGCGGCTCCGGGCTGCTGCGTCGTGCGCAGGCGTGGGAGCGTGGATGACGATCATTAGCATAAGAGATGGGTATGAAAGTTAATGGGGTGGGAATGTGGTGATGAAACAATGCACCCAAAAGAAGTCATACGTCCAGATAAGAAATGGAAGCAGAggaaaataataacaaagaaagaaataaataaataaactttagaAATAGAACACAACATGGCGGGTGACATAAGCCAATGCCCATATCATGATGAAAACCAATGAACTTATGAACAGGTGGAGTCCAAAACCACAGAAAGAGCAACCTGAATAACCTAAACGCAGCCATGGAAATCTCAGAGGAACAACAACAAATGAACACATAACCAATAATATCCATGTCCAAGAAATGAAAGGGAGCTAGAAACAGCAGCAAAAAATGCATGAAGACtgaaaaaaatgaggaagaaaaCGAGAGATCGATAGTGTTCATACCTCGGAGGTTCCTCTCTCCAGAAAATCCCCTCTAGTCAGCTTTTCTCCCTCACCCCCTGTCCATCCCTCCTTTCAGCTTTAGCTTCCTCTCCAAGTTAAAGCCCGCCTCCCTCTGtcacctctctctctgtcttATGTCCCATCTCGCCGCCACCCCCCagcttaatatatatatgaaataaactCAGCTTTCTTCTCCctccggggggggggggggggggtgggtcTACAATTCGCTTAATTGTCAAATAACATTAAGTTGAGAAGCACAATTAAAATTTTGCTAAAATTATTGGAGTTTTATTAAAGCTTATATCtgtttactatttattttttcttttcccacatttcttttatttttcatgaaaccattatttttattttaacacttaataaattttttacttaatttaaatttcttttttccatgAATGTGTACTTTTACAATGtatgtataatttttcttctttcaaaacATATTCGAaatattttgaacaattttctatccttcaaaatagaaaattattttctagacTTAAAAAGACATGtggtaattttttgaaaattgttttaaaaacaaaaaacttattctaaaaataagatattttttgaaaacatattttaattataataatcaaCAATTTTTAGGAgacatttcaaaaaataattatatgagaattattaaaaataaatcatcatagataaaaaaatatttttaggaaatatttagAAACACATAAAacaagttgaaatattttgctttaatttattttttatttagtttaatttttttttcatgaatgtTTACTTTTACTAtgtaaatatcatttttcttcttttaaaacatattgGAAATAGTTtgaatagttttctattcttcaaaGTTGGTACTTTCTTAAGAGCTTGTCCTAAAAACAAGAAACttgttatgaaaataagattttttttctagaaatatattttaattcagctgtttttaagaattttttttttaaaataattatacaaatatggagaattattgaaaataaataagtacagataaaagttatttttaagacCTATTTAAAGAcacaaaaaataagttaaaaacattctaAATCTCCAAACatgcttttattttaaaaatattaaaaaactgtttttcaaaacttttgtAAACAAACCTAATAATAAAActctttttgaatattttattctatgAAAAGATAGTTATGACCCCATCAATACAATATGCTTTGAGACTCCTATCTAAAGGCCGACAAGCTGGGCATACTAGCATTATTGCAAATTTGACATAATACTATTGCTTAATCTTACAGCAAACATGGGAGCACATGACCACAAATTCTATATATAGCTGCTGGCAATGTGATCCAGCTTGTCCCACTCCTATGGCTCTTCTGACGCTTTCTTCAAACCCTTTTTTCACTTTTACAAGACTGCAACCTGCAAGCCGCTTCTGCCGCGGAAAATCGCAGGGTGTTTGCATTTCTGGTCCAGTCCAATGCACGGGTGGGGCTAAAACTAGTAGCCAAACTGCTGTGATTGTGAGGCGAACCGCAAGCTACCAACCTTCAATTTGGGACCATGATTATATCCAGTCACTAACGAGTGATTATGTGGTAGGTGCTAACTTTTAGTATTAATGGACTCAACTTGATTTTTTGACGGATATAGTGTCTTATATGCAGGGAGAAACATATACAAGACAATTGGAGAAGCTTAAGGGAGATGTAAAGATAATGCTTGGCCAAGTCGGGGAACCTTTGCATCAACTGGAGCTAATCGATACCTTGCAAAGGCTTGGAATACATTATCACTTTGGGgaagaaataaagagaatatTGCATGGCATATACAACAACTACAATAGGAATGATACATGGAAAAATGGAGATTTATATGCCACAGCTCTTGAATTTAGACTCCTAAGACAGCATGGCTACCATGTTCCTCAAGGTAGTAGACACTACCGAGTCCTAGGTTTAAATTTAGTCTTCACTActgttttaataattttttcaggCAGCGGAAAGAGGTACACGATCTACCAGGTAAAACAGCATATATAGGAAGCACTAGATCAATTAGTTGCCTAATGAGAATAGCATAAAGAGCACACGATTTTTGGGATTTTATAAATTCTGTGCGACATATTTATACTTCAGCATAATTATTGTCATATTGAATGTTGCAGAtgttttccatattttcatAAACAAGATGGGGACTGTTAAGCCATGGCTTAATGAAGATATCAAGGGAATTCTATGCTTGTATGAAGCTTCATACCTTTCCGTAGAAGGTGAAAATATCCTAGAAGAGGCTAGAGATTTCACAAGAAATTTTCTTGAAGAATACCTTGAGCGGACTGTAGATCAAAATGATCTTACTGCGATAATAAACCATGCCATGGAGCTTCCGCTGCACTGGAGAATGCTAAGGCTAGAGGCAAGATGGTTCATAGATGTATATGAGAGAAGCCAGGGCATGAATCCCATTTTACTTGAGCTTGCTAAACTGGATTACAATATGGTGCAAGCAACATACCAGGAGGATCTAAAACATGCATCAATGTAGGAGTGAGCATATTCTCATTTTCGTGTATAGTTTAGCAGCTACAAAGTATTATCAAATTCTAATATTGATATCCCCTCTTTTGGGCCTTACAAATGTAGGTGGTGGAGGAGCACACGCCTCCCAGAAAAATCGAGCTTTGCTAGGGACAGATTGGTGGAGAATTTCCTTTGGGCTGTGGGATTTATATTTGAACCTCAGTTTGGATATTGCAGGAGAATGTTGACAAAACTCATTTCGCTGATAACAACAATTGATGATGTTTATGATGTTTATGGGACATTGGATGAACTTGAGCTCTTTACAGATGCTGTTGACAGGTTGGTGGTTTCTGTATACTCCTTGTCCTTTTAATTTAATAGAGGTTGGGATGCTAGTTTTGTTTCCACTGTCAGATGGGATACCAATGCAATGGAGCAACTTCCACAATACATGAAGATCTGTTTCCTTGCTCTCTACAACTTCACTAATGAAACCGCTTATGATGTTCTTAAAGAACACGATCTCAACATCATTTCATATCTCAGAAATGCGGTAACATTTCAGATTAAAAATTCAGTCCTCTTTCTATAATCAAATGGACGAAATTTCCTGTGCAAAATATGCTTTTGGCTCATTATATGATTAATTCTTCAGTGGGCAGATATAACAAAATCCCAATTAGTGGAGGCGAAATGGTACCACGAAGGTTATAAGCCATCTCTACAGGAGTATATCAACAATGCCTGGATTTCAGTATCAGGTCCACTAACACTAGTTCATGCCTATTTTTTCATCACAAATCCAATGACGGAGGAGGCCTTGGGATGCTTAGAGAGATTCCGCGATATAATCCGTTGGTCATCAACGATTTTCCGTCTTTCAGATGATCTTGGGACATCATCTGTATGCAGCCTAATTATCAGAGATTGCTTTAGTTTATTTTCTATACTAACAATCcatcatttaataataataataataataataatactgatacatacatttttttctCAGGATGAGTTAAAAAGAGGAGATGTTCCTAAATCCATACAATGTTACATGTATGAAACTAGTGCTTCTGAAGACGATGCCCGCAAATACATAGGCTTCTTGATTGATGAAACATGGAAGAAGATGAATGAAGAGCGAAATCTGAATTCTCCCTTCTCCCAAACTTTTATTGGAATGGCAATGGACATTCCTAGGATGGCTCAATGCATATATCTGTACCGGGACGGGTATGGTGTTCAAGACCGTGAGACTAAGGATCACGTAAAGACATTATTCATTGAGCCTATTTCCCTTATATAGAGAACCCATGTCCTTCAGTCTGAGATGTGAATGTGATCTAAGCTTTTTAGAGTTTGGATGTGGTAGCTTGGTAAATTTGTGCAAAGGATATTTCCCTGAAGTTCAATTGACTTATTTGGTTGGTTTGGTCTTATGTTCCTCAGCTGTTAGACTGCTTTCTTGTGAGATTCACCATTAGGTAAAACAATAGCAGAAAAATCCACACATAAGTAATCCAAGCATCTTCTTGAAGGCCATGGTTGATATTGATGCAATCTGTAGCCTTGCGCGTAgaatcaaaaattatttttaattctaaatcaTATCAATGTATTGGTTCCACGTTGACATCAAACTTCATCCTTTATATAGAACATGATATAAGCAAGAGGTGTGCACAGGGTTGGTTGTGGAGCCTTGCCACCAAATTCACATATATAATATGTGTCTTTATTTCAGTGGAGCTGTCGGGAGGTGtccattaattgatttataaaatgaCATGTTTAATAAGTGGGACTAAACTAGATTCGGTGATAAGATCTTACCAAGAATTAAAATATCCGATATTACAAAAACATGTCGGTGGttgaatttatgaaaatatcagaaaaaattttagagaaaaaaatattaataagataaaaaaaaaaaaagtatttgttgGAATTAAAGTTTGGATGCCTTGATGAGTTGACCCAGTCCAATccaacaaaaatgagaataggGGAGTTAAACCTGTCTAGAAACTCTCATtatgtaatattaaaaaaaaatagcaaacgAAAAGCTAAGAC
Proteins encoded:
- the LOC100248079 gene encoding (-)-alpha-terpineol synthase, giving the protein MALLTLSSNPFFTFTRLQPASRFCRGKSQGVCISGPVQCTGGAKTSSQTAVIVRRTASYQPSIWDHDYIQSLTSDYVGETYTRQLEKLKGDVKIMLGQVGEPLHQLELIDTLQRLGIHYHFGEEIKRILHGIYNNYNRNDTWKNGDLYATALEFRLLRQHGYHVPQDVFHIFINKMGTVKPWLNEDIKGILCLYEASYLSVEGENILEEARDFTRNFLEEYLERTVDQNDLTAIINHAMELPLHWRMLRLEARWFIDVYERSQGMNPILLELAKLDYNMVQATYQEDLKHASMWWRSTRLPEKSSFARDRLVENFLWAVGFIFEPQFGYCRRMLTKLISLITTIDDVYDVYGTLDELELFTDAVDRWDTNAMEQLPQYMKICFLALYNFTNETAYDVLKEHDLNIISYLRNAWADITKSQLVEAKWYHEGYKPSLQEYINNAWISVSGPLTLVHAYFFITNPMTEEALGCLERFRDIIRWSSTIFRLSDDLGTSSDELKRGDVPKSIQCYMYETSASEDDARKYIGFLIDETWKKMNEERNLNSPFSQTFIGMAMDIPRMAQCIYLYRDGYGVQDRETKDHVKTLFIEPISLI